From a region of the Dyella jiangningensis genome:
- a CDS encoding alpha/beta hydrolase yields the protein MIQNVEFRFEGGRSGVLLIHGLTGTPAEMRLVGKGLNRAGFSVYGMQLAGHCGDAKDLLATDWHDWYASVVKAAEQFRQEVDHLFVAGLSMGAVLALKLAADHPDWVKGVGVYGATFKYDGWATPWYGKFSFLLPLIDKLGIGRNWMVHEEEPYGLRDERLRQQISSLMLGGDSAAAGLPGNPWPSLAEMYKMAAVVRRDLPKVNAPCLIAHATEDDIASIENAYLVERSVSGPVETLWLEDSYHMITIDRERRVLIDRSAAFFQQIAATYEPAARAAA from the coding sequence GTGATCCAGAACGTCGAGTTCCGCTTCGAGGGCGGCCGCAGCGGTGTGCTGCTTATCCACGGCCTCACCGGCACGCCGGCCGAGATGCGCCTGGTCGGCAAGGGCCTGAACCGTGCCGGTTTCAGCGTGTACGGCATGCAGCTGGCCGGTCACTGCGGTGACGCCAAGGACCTGCTCGCCACCGACTGGCACGACTGGTACGCCAGCGTCGTGAAGGCCGCCGAGCAGTTCCGCCAGGAAGTGGACCACTTGTTCGTCGCCGGCCTGTCGATGGGCGCGGTGCTCGCGCTGAAGCTCGCCGCCGATCATCCCGACTGGGTGAAGGGCGTGGGCGTCTACGGCGCCACCTTCAAGTACGATGGCTGGGCCACGCCGTGGTACGGCAAGTTCTCCTTCCTGCTGCCGCTGATAGACAAGCTCGGCATCGGCCGCAACTGGATGGTGCATGAGGAAGAACCCTATGGCCTGCGCGATGAGCGCCTGCGCCAGCAGATCAGCTCGCTGATGCTGGGCGGCGACAGCGCCGCGGCCGGCCTGCCGGGCAACCCGTGGCCGTCGCTCGCCGAGATGTACAAGATGGCCGCCGTGGTGCGTCGCGACCTGCCCAAGGTCAACGCGCCGTGCCTGATCGCACACGCCACCGAAGACGACATCGCGAGCATCGAGAATGCCTACCTGGTGGAGCGCTCGGTGTCCGGCCCGGTGGAAACGCTGTGGCTGGAAGACAGCTATCACATGATCACCATCGACCGCGAACGCCGCGTGCTGATCGATCGCTCCGCCGCGTTCTTCCAGCAGATCGCCGCCACCTACGAACCCGCCGCCCGCGCTGCAGCCTGA
- a CDS encoding EamA family transporter, with the protein MTPLVVALWLLNVTLDTVGQLAFKAAAGDPRAGDGVARWKYMASRPWIWIGVVSYVVEFLVWIAFLSLVDLSEGVLLGSINIVVIMIAGRILFKEKLTPLRVTGILLVTAGVAIVGVAGGG; encoded by the coding sequence ATGACTCCCCTGGTCGTTGCACTGTGGCTGTTGAACGTCACCCTCGACACCGTCGGCCAGCTCGCCTTCAAGGCGGCGGCCGGCGATCCGCGTGCGGGTGACGGCGTCGCGCGCTGGAAGTACATGGCGTCGCGCCCGTGGATCTGGATCGGCGTGGTGTCCTACGTCGTCGAATTCCTGGTGTGGATCGCCTTCCTCTCGCTGGTGGATCTCTCCGAAGGCGTGCTGCTGGGCTCGATCAACATCGTGGTGATCATGATCGCCGGCCGCATCCTGTTCAAAGAAAAGCTGACCCCGCTGCGCGTGACCGGCATCCTGCTGGTAACCGCGGGCGTGGCCATCGTCGGCGTGGCGGGCGGAGGTTGA
- a CDS encoding DMT family transporter: MSRTRFYAIGFTILVLFDTLVQLSFKYAGNHAFPPEANWAWIVRVFGHPWIYVAVIGYVGNFFTWMTLLKHAPIGPAFAVTHLEVVSVMLFSVWLFQEPLTWPRVIGAATIVAGIICLAFAESSAHPENDAPTEAKGALGVTAGD, translated from the coding sequence ATGAGTCGCACCCGCTTCTACGCCATTGGCTTCACCATCCTGGTGCTGTTCGACACCCTGGTGCAGCTGAGCTTCAAGTACGCCGGCAACCATGCCTTCCCGCCCGAGGCGAACTGGGCGTGGATCGTGCGCGTGTTCGGTCATCCGTGGATCTACGTCGCGGTGATCGGCTACGTCGGCAACTTCTTCACCTGGATGACGCTGCTCAAGCACGCGCCCATCGGCCCGGCGTTCGCCGTCACGCATCTCGAAGTAGTCAGCGTGATGCTGTTCTCCGTGTGGCTGTTCCAGGAACCGCTGACGTGGCCGCGGGTGATCGGCGCCGCGACCATCGTCGCGGGCATCATCTGCCTCGCGTTCGCCGAAAGCAGCGCACACCCCGAGAACGACGCACCGACCGAAGCGAAGGGTGCGCTGGGCGTGACCGCGGGCGACTAG
- a CDS encoding DegT/DnrJ/EryC1/StrS family aminotransferase — translation MGQALMTRELPPTAGLPLHLNDLWPGQAPFAERVAAWLGVPHLQLECSGTAAMVVALRAMHRLRPQRDEVIVPAWTCPLVALAIHRAGLKPRLCDLAVNHFDMDIVQLATLANAKTLAIVPTHIAGRVADVNASLDIAHRAGAYVLEDAAQALGAQQDGRSVGLLGDAGFFSLAVGKGLTLFEGGLLLTRDVVLRDAFGASHDATIKPDRRMDWQRALELIGYTLAYRPSLLPLAYGRPLRKALAAGDPVAAVGDDFGPDIPLHTVSRWRQAVGTRALRRLPAFLEATRAQALPRVSRLRHIAGITAFDDAPGQRGAWPFLLLTLPDQAQRDKALQTLWTAGLGVSRLFIHALPDYGYLRDVVTDAPLPNARDFAARSLTITNSPWLDDATFESICTVLERTVKPSR, via the coding sequence ATGGGGCAGGCTCTAATGACCCGCGAGCTGCCGCCCACCGCTGGACTGCCGCTCCACCTGAACGACCTGTGGCCGGGCCAGGCACCGTTCGCCGAACGTGTGGCTGCCTGGCTGGGCGTGCCGCACCTGCAGCTCGAATGCTCCGGCACTGCCGCCATGGTGGTGGCGTTGCGCGCGATGCATCGCCTGCGTCCGCAACGCGATGAAGTGATCGTGCCCGCGTGGACCTGCCCGCTGGTGGCTTTGGCCATCCATCGCGCCGGCCTGAAGCCGCGCCTGTGCGATCTCGCGGTGAACCATTTCGACATGGACATCGTGCAACTGGCCACCTTGGCGAATGCGAAGACGCTCGCCATCGTTCCCACCCATATTGCCGGTCGCGTGGCCGACGTGAACGCTTCGCTCGACATCGCGCACCGCGCGGGCGCCTACGTGCTGGAAGACGCGGCACAGGCGCTGGGTGCGCAGCAGGATGGCCGCAGCGTCGGCCTGCTGGGCGATGCGGGCTTCTTCAGCCTCGCCGTGGGCAAGGGTCTCACCCTGTTCGAGGGCGGCCTGCTGCTGACGCGTGACGTGGTGCTGCGCGATGCCTTCGGCGCGAGCCACGACGCCACCATCAAACCCGACCGGCGCATGGACTGGCAACGGGCGCTGGAACTGATCGGCTACACGCTCGCCTATCGCCCTTCCCTGCTGCCGCTGGCCTACGGGCGTCCGCTGCGCAAGGCGCTGGCGGCGGGCGATCCGGTGGCGGCCGTCGGCGACGATTTCGGTCCGGACATACCGCTGCACACGGTCAGCCGCTGGCGGCAGGCGGTCGGCACGCGTGCATTGCGACGATTGCCGGCCTTCCTGGAAGCCACGCGGGCACAGGCTTTGCCGCGCGTATCGCGCCTGCGCCACATCGCCGGCATCACGGCATTCGATGACGCGCCCGGCCAGCGCGGCGCGTGGCCGTTCCTGCTGCTGACGCTGCCCGACCAGGCCCAGCGCGACAAGGCGCTGCAGACGCTATGGACCGCCGGCCTCGGCGTCAGTCGCCTGTTCATCCACGCCCTGCCTGACTACGGCTACCTGCGCGACGTGGTTACCGACGCGCCGCTGCCGAACGCCCGCGATTTCGCTGCGCGCTCGCTGACCATCACCAACAGCCCATGGCTGGACGACGCCACCTTCGAGTCGATCTGTACCGTGCTGGAGCGCACCGTGAAGCCGTCGCGCTGA
- a CDS encoding CPBP family intramembrane glutamic endopeptidase — protein sequence MVELISSHRRVRTFLALAFGISWCAWGALILMAQHQATAYGEWPFMSLYVLGGLGPTIAAYGAVYLTRTDVPLCEFNQRVLRWRLPPAWYAVAIGTPIVLAFVAVGIAGALHPATWGQLAIKPWYVFPLLFAMTIIGGGLEELGWRGVAQEAWGPMLGQARAAWLIGPIWAVWHLPLFFLPGVSQYHGQFGPFLVGVAGNALLFGWLYSRTRSILLCVFMHAASNAIVMLGVVVPAGVGASLISPCLVLAAGALLFLSSGKRGSPAVPDAR from the coding sequence ATGGTCGAGCTCATTTCCTCCCATCGTCGCGTGCGGACGTTTCTCGCGCTCGCCTTTGGCATCAGCTGGTGCGCGTGGGGAGCGCTGATCCTCATGGCGCAGCACCAGGCAACCGCTTACGGCGAATGGCCTTTCATGTCGCTGTACGTACTCGGTGGCCTGGGACCGACCATCGCCGCCTACGGCGCCGTCTACCTGACCCGGACCGACGTGCCGTTGTGCGAATTCAATCAGCGTGTGCTGCGCTGGCGGTTACCGCCAGCGTGGTATGCCGTGGCGATAGGCACGCCGATCGTGCTGGCTTTCGTTGCCGTCGGCATCGCGGGGGCGTTGCATCCTGCCACGTGGGGGCAGTTGGCCATCAAGCCCTGGTATGTGTTCCCGTTGCTGTTCGCCATGACCATCATCGGTGGTGGCCTGGAGGAATTGGGTTGGCGCGGCGTTGCCCAGGAGGCATGGGGACCGATGCTGGGCCAGGCGCGCGCTGCATGGTTGATTGGCCCGATCTGGGCGGTGTGGCACCTGCCGCTGTTCTTCCTGCCCGGGGTCAGCCAATACCACGGCCAGTTCGGTCCGTTTCTGGTGGGCGTCGCGGGCAACGCTTTGCTGTTCGGCTGGCTCTACAGCCGTACGCGCAGCATCCTGCTGTGCGTCTTCATGCATGCCGCCAGCAATGCCATCGTCATGCTCGGCGTGGTGGTGCCCGCCGGGGTTGGAGCATCGTTGATCAGTCCATGCCTCGTGCTGGCCGCGGGAGCGCTGCTCTTTCTTTCCAGCGGCAAGCGTGGCTCGCCAGCCGTTCCCGACGCGCGCTGA